A region of Diospyros lotus cultivar Yz01 chromosome 3, ASM1463336v1, whole genome shotgun sequence DNA encodes the following proteins:
- the LOC127798431 gene encoding protein NETWORKED 1D-like, translated as MATLSHAESRRMYSWWWDSHISPKNSKWLQENLTDMDAKVKAMIKLIEEDADSFARRAEMYYKKRPELMKLVEEFYRAYRALAERYDHATGVLRQAHQTMSQAFPNQVPFALTDESPASSASEMDPRTPEVSVPSRAFFDSDDLESDSSGPTPTHSHAVKRNGAYTEELDHVTNKKGLKQFNDLFGSGESAKLTEVRVRKGLNFHDAAEKGQTKENHIITRDHAFSESEVVQKFEKEIQTLKESLAKLEAEKEAGHVQYQQTLERLSMLELEFSRAREDSRELHERAKEGDREVQTLRGALAELEAENEASLTQYQQCLERIANLENIISHAKEEVGELNNRAQKAETGVQALNQELATVKLEKISALDQYKQSSEMLSAMENKLLLAEEDARKLAVRAEKVEREVESLKQDLAKLTEEKETAALQYQECLKTISSLEHKLSSAQEEAERLSGELDNGVAKLKGAEERCILLERSNQSLHSELESLMLKIGAQSEELTEKQQELGRLWTSLQEEQMRYMEAETAFQTLQHLHAQTQEELRSLALELQNRAQLFRDVENHNQSLQDEVLKVTEENKNLKELNLSSTLSIKDMQSEIFSLREARGKLEEEVEFRVDQRNALQQEIYCLKEELNELNLKHKGILDQVEATGFNPECFESSVKELQDDNLNLKQNCDTEKSEKVALLEKLEIMQQLLEKNALLEKSISDMSAELEGGKGKMNALEETFKALLDEKRLLDAEKDNLITQLREAAENLEKLSEKNNFLENSISDAHDELEGLKVTLKISEESCQLLGNEKSDLIHEKDALVSQLEIIQKSLEELEKRYKELEEKHSALEEEKASALHEVEELHVSLDMEKQKHASFTQMSGTQLACMENQIHLLQEEACHRRREFEEKEDKCTKYQLEIFILQGCLQDLGEKSRSLLNQFQSLLEASKLSEQLIYELEHENLEQQEELKSLSDETSGFRRGLHKLLKGFDINLDHNCEDKIGQDQTYFNLMLSKLEGIKRSLIQVQDENKELVVEMSVLVTVLEYLRLEATKVGMERNILEQQFQMKNEQFAALQIEAKKLLEMNEELQMKVRENNQKEEVLKNEIENLSGKFLNVQEAFQILQKEKTQMLEEKRSMTEDFANLEEKNRTLEGENFFSLGEILSLSNLCLIFGNIINEKSLELKELHGDLGKLNGVNGALEDKLKMILGKLEEVQLENLHLKETLKNSEDQLKTATLVNHQLNYEISQGKDLLGRKETQLFEVECKLNAAEKERSELQKIVQGQKMELDEVKTVRNDQESQILKLCGDNDHLHAENGCLHESNHKIEVELHQLRKEHDETKKREETLLHQVQKGNGDIDMWESKATTVFGELQISTVFQTLFEEKVHELSEACKSLEDATASKDTDIQLLKERIDALEGENGGLKFQLAAYVPAINSLKDCVFSLESRTYLHGKLQKSDNEGMKDAELVSHRHHVENQEEMSPDLKLPDEFSDLHDLQTRVKGVEDAVIEMEKLLSKENLDANTKLEAAMRQIEELKLRGASKEENAKPTSEIHELENGLTKDIMLDQISECSSYGIARRDCIDADMLESWDTADGDRSVDLTVDKGKQIVTAPAENGTENPKFEAVKKQENKYHNSEIMVEKELGVDKLEISRTFSESSREVNKSKILERLNSEVQKLTNLQITVQDLKRKVETSEKSNRSKAIFESDTVKVQLQEAEEAILKLFDLNSRLTKSVGNGYYSADSKPATDSEENSSTKRRISEQARRASERIGRLQLEVQKLQFVLLKLDEENQKESKGKGTVTDTKRRVLLRDYLYGGVRATYRKKKSAFCACVQPPTKGD; from the exons ATGGCAACCCTCTCACACGCAGAATCTAGGCGAATGTACTCTTGGTGGTGGGATAGCCACATAAgccccaaaaattcaaaatggctTCAGGAAAATCTTACAG ATATGGATGCCAAAGTCAAAGCAATGATCAAACTTATTGAAGAGGATGCTGATTCCTTTGCAAGGAGGGCAGAGATGTACTATAAGAAACGTCCGGAGCTTATGAAATTGGTTGAAGAATTCTATCGAGCATATCGTGCATTGGCTGAAAGGTATGATCATGCAACCGGTGTGCTTAGGCAGGCCCACCAGACTATGTCACAAGCTTTTCCCAATCAAGTCCCCTTCGCCCTGACTGATGAATCACCAGCAAGTTCTGCTTCTGAAATGGATCCCCGTACACCTGAGGTATCAGTTCCTAGTCGGGCGTTCTTTGACTCTGACGATCTAGAAAGTGATTCTTCAGGTCCTACTCCAACTCATTCTCATGCTGTAAAGAGGAATGGGGCTTATACTGAAGAGTTAGATCATGTAACAAATAAAAAGGGTTTGAAACAATTCAACGATTTGTTTGGTTCTGGAGAGAGCGCAAAACTGACAGAAGTTAGGGTGAGAAAAGGCCTAAATTTTCATGATGCAGCAGAAAAAGGGCAAACCAAGGAGAATCATATTATTACCCGGGATCATGCCTTCTCTGAGTCTGAAGTGGTGCAAAagtttgagaaagaaattcaaacaTTAAAGGAATCCCTAGCCAAATTAGAAGCTGAAAAGGAGGCTGGCCATGTTCAGTACCAACAGACTCTAGAGAGGTTGTCTATGCTGGAGTTGGAATTTTCTCGCGCACGAGAGGATTCCAGAGAGCTTCATGAACGAGCAAAAGAAGGTGATAGGGAAGTTCAAACTTTGCGGGGAGCTCTCGCTGAATTAGAAGCTGAAAATGAAGCTAGCCTTACCCAGTACCAGCAATGTTTGGAAAGGATAGCTAATTTAGAAAACATTATCTCTCATGCCAAAGAGGAGGTTGGGGAACTCAACAATCGAGCCCAGAAAGCTGAAACTGGAGTTCAAGCCTTAAACCAAGAGCTTGCTACTgtgaaattagaaaaaatttcTGCTCTTGATCAATACAAACAATCTTCGGAGATGCTTTCAGCAATGGAGAACAAGTTACTGCTTGCTGAAGAGGATGCTAGAAAGCTTGCAGTCCGAGCTGAGAAAGTTGAAAGGGAAGTTGAAAGTCTAAAGCAAGATCTTGCAAAATTGACTGAAGAGAAGGAAACTGCTGCTCTTCAGTACCAGGAATGCTTGAAGACTATTTCAAGCCTAGAGCATAAACTCTCTTCCGCCCAAGAAGAGGCTGAAAGGCTTAGTGGGGAACTAGATAATGGAGTTGCAAAGTTGAAAGGTGCTGAAGAACGATGTATTCTTTTGGAAAGATCAAATCAATCTCTTCACTCAGAATTAGAATCTTTGATGCTAAAGATTGGTGCTCAAAGTGAAGAGCTTACAGAGAAGCAACAGGAGTTGGGGAGACTATGGACTTCCCTACAAGAAGAGCAAATGAGATATATGGAGGCTGAAACAGCTTTCCAAACTTTGCAGCACCTGCATGCTCAGACCCAGGAAGAACTCAGATCTCTGGCTTTGGAGCTGCAAAACAGGGCCCAACTATTTAGGGATGTTGAAAATCATAATCAGAGTTTACAGGATGAAGTCCTGAAGGTTACGGAGGAAAACAAGAACCTGAAGGAGCTTAACTTATCTTCGACCTTGTCAATAAAAGATATGCAAAGTGAGATATTTAGCTTAAGGGAAGCTAGAGGGAAACTTGAGGAGGAAGTTGAATTCCGAGTTGACCAGAGGAATGCTTTGCAGCAAGAAATTTACTGTCTGAAAGAGGAGCTGAATGAACTGAACTTAAAACACAAGGGCATTTTGGACCAAGTTGAGGCAACGGGCTTTAACCCAGAGTGCTTTGAATCATCAGTAAAAGAATTGCAGGATGATAATTTGAATCTAAAGCAAAATTGTGACACAGAAAAAAGTGAGAAAGTAGCTCTTTTGGAGAAGTTGGAAATCATGCAACAGCTTCTCGAGAAAAACGCCCTTTTGGAGAAGTCCATTTCAGATATGAGCGCAGAGTTAGAAGGGGGCAAAGGGAAGATGAATGCACTGGAAGAGACCTTCAAAGCACTCCTGGATGAGAAACGTTTGCTTGATGCGGAGAAGGACAATCTAATAACTCAGTTACGTGAGGCTGCTGAGAATTTGGAGAAACTCTCAGAGAAAAATAACTTCTTGGAGAATTCCATTTCTGATGCACATGATGAACTTGAAGGGTTGAAGGTAACATTGAAAATCTCAGAAGAATCGTGCCAGTTACTTGGAAATGAGAAATCTGATCTTATCCATGAGAAAGATGCATTAGTTTCTCAGCtggaaattattcaaaaaagcTTGGAAGAACTTGAGAAAAGATATAAAGAATTAGAGGAGAAGCACTCTGCTCTGGAGGAAGAGAAAGCGTCCGCTCTACATGAAGTAGAGGAACTACATGTTTCCTTGGATATGGAAAAGCAAAAACATGCCAGTTTTACACAAATGAGTGGGACACAGCTGGCTTGTATGGAAAACCAGATCCATCTCCTACAGGAAGAAGCTTGCCATAGAAGGAGAGAGtttgaagaaaaggaagataaaTGCACTAAGTATCAACTTGAAATTTTCATCCTGCAGGGATGTTTGCAAGATTTGGGAGAAAAGAGCCGCTCCTTGTTAAATCAGTTTCAGAGCCTCCTGGAGGCATCCAAATTGTCAGAACAACTGATTTATGAGTTAGAGCATGAAAATCTTGAGCAACAAGAGGAACTGAAATCATTGTCTGATGAGACCAGTGGATTTAGAAGGGGGTTGCACAAATTACTGAAAGGTTTTGACATAAATCTAGACCATAACTGTGAAGATAAGATTGGGCAAGACCAGACATATTTCAATCTGATGCTAAGCAAACTTGAAGGCATAAAAAGATCTCTTATTCAAGTTCAGGATGAAAATAAGGAGCTGGTAGTTGAGATGTCAGTTCTTGTCACAGTACTTGAGTATTTGAGATTAGAAGCAACGAAGGTCGGGATGGAGCGGAACATTCTTGAACAGCAATTTCAGATGAAGAATGAACAGTTTGCTGCGCTGCAGATTGAGGCAAAAAAACTTCTGGAGATGAATGAAGAACTGCAAATGAAAGTGAgggaaaacaaccaaaaagagGAAGTACTAAAAAATGAGATAGAGAATCTTAGTGGGAAATTTTTGAATGTGCAAGAGGCTTtccaaattttacaaaaagaGAAAACACAGATGCTTGAAGAGAAAAGATCCATGACAGAGgattttgcaaacttggaggaAAAAAACCGTACTCTTGAAGGGGAAAACTTCTTTAGTCTAGGTGAAATTTTATCTCTGAGTAACCTCTGTCTGATTTTTGGGAACATCATCAATGAGAAATCTTTGGAACTGAAAGAGCTCCATGGAGATCTAGGCAAACTTAATGGTGTTAATGGTGCTCTTGAGGACAAGTTAAAAATGATCCTGGGGAAATTGGAAGAGGTACAACTTGAAAATTTGCATCTAAAGGAAACTTTGAAGAATTCGGAGGATCAGTTGAAAACTGCTACTCTAGTCAATCATCAGTTGAATTATGAAATTTCACAAGGCAAGGATCTTTTGGGTCGTAAGGAAACTCAACTGTTCGAGGTGGAGTGCAAGCTTAATGCTGCAGAGAAGGAGAGATCAGAGTTGCAAAAAATAGTACAAGGTCAGAAGATGGAACTTGATGAGGTTAAGACAGTTAGGAATGACCAAGAAAGTCAGATTCTCAAACTATGTGGAGACAATGATCATCTGCATGCAGAGAATGGGTGCCTACATGAATCAAACCATAAAATTGAGGTAGAACTACATCAATTGCGTAAAGAACATGATGAAACTAAAAAGAGGGAGGAAACTTTGTTGCATCAGGTGCAAAAAGGAAACGGTGATATTGATATGTGGGAGAGCAAGGCAACAACTGTTTTTGGTGAACTGCAGATCTCCACTGTCTTTCAGACCTTGTTTGAGGAGAAGGTTCATGAGCTTTCTGAAGCTTGTAAAAGCCTTGAAGATGCAACTGCTTCCAAAGATACGGACATTCAACTGCTGAAGGAAAGAATTGATGCTTTGGAAGGTGAAAATGGAGGACTCAAATTCCAGTTGGCTGCATATGTCCCAGCCATCAATTCTTTAAAGGATTGTGTATTTTCCCTGGAGAGTCGGACATATTTGCACGGGAAGCTTCAAAAAAGCGACAATGAGGGAATGAAG GATGCTGAATTGGTGAGTCATCGTCATCATGTTGAAAACCAAGAAGAAATGAGTCCAGATCTAAAGTTGCCAGATGAGTTTTCAGATTTACATGATTTGCAAACAAGGGTTAAAGGTGTTGAGGATGCAGTGATTGAAATGGAAAAGCTTTTGTCAAAGGAAAACCTCGATGCTAATACCAAGCTAGAGGCTGCAATGAGACAGATTGAAGAGTTAAAACTCAGAGGTGCCTCAAAAGAAGAGAATGCTAAGCCAACATCTGAGATCCACGAATTGGAGAATGGACTGACAAAAGACATTATGCTTGACCAGATATCTGAATGTTCATCCTATGGGATAGCCAGGAGAGACTGCATAGATGCTGATATGCTTGAATCATGGGATACTGCTGATGGGGACCGAAGCGTGGATCTTACGGTAGATAAGGGAAAGCAAATTGTCACTGCACCTGCTGAAAATGGTACCGAGAATCCTAAATTTGAGGCAGTGAAGAAACAGGAGAATAAATATCATAACTCAGAAATAATGGTTGAAAAAGAGTTGGGGGTGGACAAGCTAGAGATTTCCCGGACATTTTCTGAGTCCTCTCGAGAAGTGAACAAAAGCAAAATCTTGGAAAGGCTCAATTCTGAAGTCCAAAAATTGACAAACCTTCAAATTACAGTGCAGGATTTGAAGAGAAAAGTGGAGACCAGTGAGAAGAGCAATAGGAGTAAAGCTATTTTTGAAAGTGATACTGTGAAGGTGCAGCTCCAAGAAGCTGAGGAAGCCATCCTGAAGCTGTTTGATCTCAACAGTAGATTAACAAAAAGTGTTGGCAATGGCTACTATTCTGCTGACAGCAAACCTGCAACAGACTCGGAAGAGAACAGCAGCACAAAGAGGAGAATTTCGGAACAAGCACGAAGAGCTTCTGAAAGAATTGGGCGGTTGCAGTTGGAAGTTCAGAAGTTACAGTTTGTGTTGCTAAAACTCGAcgaagaaaatcaaaaagaaagcAAAGGAAAAGGTACAGTCACAGACACAAAAAGGAGAGTGCTGCTGCGTGACTATCTCTATGGCGGTGTAAGAGCTACCTATCGGAAAAAGAAATCAGCCTTTTGTGCTTGTGTGCAGCCTCCAACAAAGGGAGACTGA